In Raphanus sativus cultivar WK10039 chromosome 5, ASM80110v3, whole genome shotgun sequence, the following proteins share a genomic window:
- the LOC108857083 gene encoding 40S ribosomal protein S16-3, whose product MATQQAKASVQCFGRKKTAVAVTHCKRGCGLIKLNGAPIELFNPEILRFKIFEPVLLLGKHRFAGVDMRIRVNGGGHTSQVYAIRQSIAKALVAFYQKYVDEQSKKEIKDIMIRYDRTLLVADPRRCEPKKFGGRGARSRFQKSYR is encoded by the coding sequence ATGGCGACTCAACAAGCTAAAGCATCCGTGCAATGCTTCGGAAGGAAGAAGACGGCCGTCGCCGTCACCCACTGCAAGCGCGGGTGCGGTCTGATCAAGCTCAACGGTGCCCCGATCGAGCTGTTCAACCCAGAGATCCTCAGGTTCAAGATCTTCGAGCCGGTGCTCCTCCTCGGTAAGCACCGTTTCGCGGGCGTGGACATGAGGATCCGCGTCAACGGCGGTGGTCACACTTCGCAGGTGTACGCGATTCGTCAGAGTATCGCCAAGGCGCTCGTTGCTTTCTACCAGAAGTATGTGGACGAGCAGTCGAAGAAGGAGATCAAGGATATCATGATAAGGTATGATAGGACTTTGCTTGTGGCGGATCCGAGGAGGTGCGAGCCGAAGAAGTTTGGAGGGCGTGGTGCTCGTTCTCGTTTCCAGAAGAGTTACCGTTAA